A genomic segment from Castor canadensis chromosome 1, mCasCan1.hap1v2, whole genome shotgun sequence encodes:
- the Vps51 gene encoding vacuolar protein sorting-associated protein 51 homolog isoform X3, whose amino-acid sequence MAAAAAGPGSGSGPADSPEGPEAEAAERRRKAHGMLKLYYGLSEGEAAGRPAGSDPLDPTDLNGAHFDPEVYLDKLRRECPLAQLMDSETDMVRQIRALDSDMQTLVYENYNKFISATDTIRKMKNDFRKMEDEMDRLATNMAVITNFSARISATLQDRHERITKLAGVHALLRKLQFLFELPSRLTKCVELGAYGQAVRYQGRARAVLQQYQHLPSFRAIQDDCQIITARLAQQLRQRFRDGSSGAPEQAECVELLLALGEPAEELCEEFLAHARGRLEEELRSLEAELGPSPPAPDVLEFTDHGGSGFVSSLCQVAVAYQDLFAAQGPAGAEKLAAFAQELGGRYFALVERRLAQEQGGSDNSLLVRALDRFHRRLRSPGALLAAAGLSEAATEIVERVARERLGHHLQGLRAAFLGCLTDVRQALAAPRLSGKEGPSLAELLANVASSILSHIKASLAAVHLFTAKEVSFSNKPYFRGEFCSQGVREGLIVGFIRSVCQTAQSFCDSPGEKGGATPPALLLLLSRLCLDYETATISYILTLTDEQFLVQDQSPVTPVSTLCAEARETARRLLTHYVKVQGLVISQMLRKSVETRDWLSTLEPRNVGLLYEEGVRKAQSSDSSKRTFSVYSSSRQQGRYAPSYTPSAPMDTNLLSNIQKLFSERIDVFSPVEFNKVSVLTGIIKISLKTLLECVRLRTFGRFGLQQVQVDCHFLQLYLWRFVADEELVHLLLDEVVASAALRCPDPVPMEPSVVEVICERG is encoded by the exons ATGGCAGCGGCTGCCGCTGGGCCTGGCTCAGGGTCTGGACCTGCGGACTCCCCGGAAGGGCCCGAAGCGGAGGCTGCGGAGCGTCGGCGGAAGGCGCATGGGATGCTGAAGCTTTACTATGGCCTCTCGGAGGGGGAGGCAGCGGGACGCCCCGCAGGGTCGGATCCCCTGGACCCTACCGATCTCAATGGGGCGCACTTCGACCCGGAAGTGTATCTGGAcaag CTGCGGAGAGAGTGCCCCTTGGCCCAGCTGATGGACAGTGAGACGGACATGGTGCGGCAGATCCGGGCTCTAGACAGCGACATGCAGACACTAGTCTATGAAAACTACAACAAGTTCATCTCAGCCACAG ACACTATCCGGAAGATGAAGAACGATTTCCGGAAGATGGAGGATGAGATGGACCGGCTGGCCACCAATATGGCGGTGATCACCAACTTCAGTGCCCGCATCAGTGCCACACTGCAGGACCGCCACGAACGTATCACAAAGCTGGCAG GGGTGCACGCACTGCTGCGGAAGCTACAGTTCCTCTTTGAGCTGCCCTCACGACTCACCAAGTGCGTGGAGCTGGGCGCCTATGGGCAGGCTGTGCGTTACCAGGGCCGTGCGCGGGCTGTGCTGCAGCAGTACCAGCACCTGCCCTCTTTCCGTGCCATCCAGGATGACTGCCAGATCATCACAGCCCGCCTGGCCCAGCAACTGCGGCAGCGTTTCAG GGATGGTAGCTCAGGTGCTCCAGAGCAGGCCGAGTGTGTGGAGCTGCTGCTGGCCCTGGGCGAGCCCGCAGAGGAGCTGTGTGAGGAATTCCTAGCTCATGCCCGTGGGCGGCTGGAGGAAGAGCTGAGAAGCCTTGAAGCCGAGCTCGGGCCCTCTCCTCCTGCACCTGATGTGTTAGAGTTCACTGACCATGGTGGCAGTGGCTTTGTGAGCAGCCTCTGCCAGGTGGCCGTGGCCTATCAGGATCTGTTTGCTGCCCAGGGCCCTGCAGGTGCAGAAAAGCTGGCAGCATTCGCCCAGGAGCTGGGTGGTCGTTACTTTGCACTGGTGGAACGGCGGCTGGCACAGGAGCAGGGTGGCAGTGACAACTCCCTCCTTGTGCGAGCACTGGATCGCTTCCACCGGCGCCTACGGTCACCAGGGGCCCTGCTGGCTGCTGCTGGCCTCTCAGAGGCTGCCACAGAGATCGTAGAGCGAGTGGCCCGGGAGCGCCTGGGCCACCACCTACAGGGCCTGCGTGCAGCCTTCCTGGGCTGTCTGACCGATGTGCGCCAGGCGCTTGCTGCACCTCGCCTGTCTGGGAAGGAGGGCCCCAGCCTGGCCGAGTTACTGGCCAATGTGGCCAGCTCCATCCTGAGCCACATCAAGGCCTCTCTGGCTGCTGTACACCTTTTCACTGCCAAAGAGGTGTCTTTCTCCAACAAGCCCTACTTCCGG GGCGAGTTCTGCAGCCAGGGAGTCCGCGAAGGCCTCATTGTGGGCTTCATCCGCTCCGTGTGCCAGACGGCCCAGAGCTTCTGTGACAGCCCAGGGGAGAAGGGGGGTGCCACACCACCTGCCCTGCTCCTGCTGCTCTCCCGCCTATGCCTGGACTACGAGACAGCCACCATCTCCTATATCCTCACCCTCACTGATGAGCAGTTCCTGGTGCAG GACCAGTCTCCAGTGACACCTGTGAGCACACTGTGTGCAGAGGCCAGGGAGACTGCACGGCGGTTGCTGACCCACTATGTGAAGGTGCAAGGCCTAGTCATATCACAGATGCTGCGCAAGAGTGTGGAGACCCGGGACTGGCTCAGTACCCTGGAACCCCGGAAT GTGGGGTTGCTGTATGAAGAAGGTGTTCGCAAGGCCCAGAGCAGCGACTCCAGCAAGAGGACTTTCTCCGTGTATAGCAGCTCTAGGCAGCAGGGCCGTTATGCGCCCAGCTACACACCCAG TGCCCCGATGGACACCAACCTCTTGAGCAATATCCAGAAGCTGTTCTCCGAACGTATTGATGTGTTCAGCCCTGTGGAGTTCAACAAG GTGTCGGTGCTGACCGGCATCATTAAGATCAGCCTGAAGACGCTGCTAGAGTGTGTGCGGCTGCGCACATTTGGGCGCTTTGGGCTGCAGCAGGTGCAGGTGGACTGTCACTTCCTGCAGCTCTACTTGTGGCGCTTTGTGGCCGACGAGGAGCTCGTGCACCTGCTGCTGGACGAAGTGGTAGCCTCGGCTGCCCTGCGTTGTCCAGACCCAGTGCCCATGGAGCCCAGTGTCGTGGAGGTCATCTGCGAGCGCGGATAG
- the Tm7sf2 gene encoding delta(14)-sterol reductase TM7SF2 isoform X1, producing MAPTQGPQARLEFGGPLGAAVLLLLLPATVFHLLLVVRSGPARLLGPPPYLPGLEELWSPRALLLLLAWIGLQAALYLLPARKVAEGQELKDKSRLRYPINGFQALVLSALLVGLGVSVGLPLGVIPEMLLPLAFAATLTTFIFSLLLYMKALIAPASALAPGGNSGNPIYDFFLGRELNPRICSFDFKYFCELRPGLIGWVLINLALLVQEAEQRGSPSLAMWLVNGFQLLYVGDALWNEEAILTTMDITHDGFGFMLAFGDLAWVPFTYSLQAQFLLYHPQPLGLPMALVICFINAAGYYIFRRANNQKNTFRKNPSDPSVAGLETIPTATGRQLLVSGWWGMVRHPNYLGDLIMALAWSLPCGVSHLLPYFYILYFTMLLVHREARDEQQCLQKYGRAWHEYCRRVPYRILPYLY from the exons ATGGCCCCTACTCAGGGTCCCCAGGCCCGGCTGGAATTCGGGGGACCCCTGG GCGCTGCggtgctgctgttgctgctgcctgCCACCGTGTTCCACCTGCTCCTGGTGGTCCGCTCAGGCCCGGCGCGCCTCCTGGGCCCGCCCCCGTACCTGCCAGGGCTGGAGGAGCTGTGGAGCCCGCGGGCGCTGCTACTGTTGCTCGCCTGGATCGGTCTGCAGGCGGCGCTCTACCTGCTGCCGGCGCGCAAG GTGGCCGAGGGGCAGGAATTGAAGGATAAGAGTCGCCTGCGCTACCCCATTAACG GCTTCCAGGCCCTGGTGCTGTCAGCCCTGCTGGTAGGGCTGGGGGTGTCAGTGGGTCTGCCCCTGGGGGTGATCCCAGAAATGCTCCTGCCCTTGGCATTTGCGGCCACCCTCACCACCTTCATCTTCAGCCTCCTTCTCTATATGAAAGCTCTGATAGCCCCTGCCTCGGCTCTGGCACCTGGGGGAAACTCAG GGAATCCCATTTATGACTTTTTCCTGGGACGGGAGCTCAACCCTCGCATTTGTTCCTTTGACTTCAAATATTTCTGCGAGCTGCGGCCTGGCCTCATCGGCTGG GTGCTCATCAACCTGGCCCTGCTGGTACAGGAAGCAGAGCAGCGGGGGAGTCCCTCACTGGCCATGTGGCTGGTCAATGGCTTCCAGTTGCTGTATGTGGGTGATGCCCTTTGGAATGAG GAGGCCATCCTTACCACCATGGACATCACACATGATGGATTTGGCTTCATGCTGGCCTTCGGGGACCTAGCTTGGGTCCCCTTCACCTACAGCCTACAGGCCCAGTTTCTACTGTACCACCCACAGCCCCTGGGGCTCCCCATGGCCTTGGTCATCTGCTTCATCAATG CTGCTGGTTATTACATCTTCCGAAGGGCTAATAATCAGAAGAATACTTTCCGAAAGAATCCTTCAGACCCCAGTGTGGCTG GCCTTGAGACCATCCCTACAGCCACAGGGAGGCAGCTGCTGGTGTCTGGGTGGTGGGGTATGGTCCGCCACCCCAACTACCTTGGAGACCTCATCATGGCTTTGGCCTGGTCCTTGCCCTGCG GGGTGTCTCACCTGCTGCCCTACTTCTACATCCTCTACTTCACCATGCTGCTGGTGCACCGGGAGGCCCGGGATGAGCAGCAGTGCCTACAGAAGTATGGCCGGGCCTGGCACGAGTACTGCCGGCGTGTGCCTTACCGCATCTTGCCCTACCTCTACTGA
- the Tm7sf2 gene encoding delta(14)-sterol reductase TM7SF2 isoform X2, whose protein sequence is MAPTQGPQARLEFGGPLGAAVLLLLLPATVFHLLLVVRSGPARLLGPPPYLPGLEELWSPRALLLLLAWIGLQAALYLLPARKVAEGQELKDKSRLRYPINALIAPASALAPGGNSGNPIYDFFLGRELNPRICSFDFKYFCELRPGLIGWVLINLALLVQEAEQRGSPSLAMWLVNGFQLLYVGDALWNEEAILTTMDITHDGFGFMLAFGDLAWVPFTYSLQAQFLLYHPQPLGLPMALVICFINAAGYYIFRRANNQKNTFRKNPSDPSVAGLETIPTATGRQLLVSGWWGMVRHPNYLGDLIMALAWSLPCGVSHLLPYFYILYFTMLLVHREARDEQQCLQKYGRAWHEYCRRVPYRILPYLY, encoded by the exons ATGGCCCCTACTCAGGGTCCCCAGGCCCGGCTGGAATTCGGGGGACCCCTGG GCGCTGCggtgctgctgttgctgctgcctgCCACCGTGTTCCACCTGCTCCTGGTGGTCCGCTCAGGCCCGGCGCGCCTCCTGGGCCCGCCCCCGTACCTGCCAGGGCTGGAGGAGCTGTGGAGCCCGCGGGCGCTGCTACTGTTGCTCGCCTGGATCGGTCTGCAGGCGGCGCTCTACCTGCTGCCGGCGCGCAAG GTGGCCGAGGGGCAGGAATTGAAGGATAAGAGTCGCCTGCGCTACCCCATTAACG CTCTGATAGCCCCTGCCTCGGCTCTGGCACCTGGGGGAAACTCAG GGAATCCCATTTATGACTTTTTCCTGGGACGGGAGCTCAACCCTCGCATTTGTTCCTTTGACTTCAAATATTTCTGCGAGCTGCGGCCTGGCCTCATCGGCTGG GTGCTCATCAACCTGGCCCTGCTGGTACAGGAAGCAGAGCAGCGGGGGAGTCCCTCACTGGCCATGTGGCTGGTCAATGGCTTCCAGTTGCTGTATGTGGGTGATGCCCTTTGGAATGAG GAGGCCATCCTTACCACCATGGACATCACACATGATGGATTTGGCTTCATGCTGGCCTTCGGGGACCTAGCTTGGGTCCCCTTCACCTACAGCCTACAGGCCCAGTTTCTACTGTACCACCCACAGCCCCTGGGGCTCCCCATGGCCTTGGTCATCTGCTTCATCAATG CTGCTGGTTATTACATCTTCCGAAGGGCTAATAATCAGAAGAATACTTTCCGAAAGAATCCTTCAGACCCCAGTGTGGCTG GCCTTGAGACCATCCCTACAGCCACAGGGAGGCAGCTGCTGGTGTCTGGGTGGTGGGGTATGGTCCGCCACCCCAACTACCTTGGAGACCTCATCATGGCTTTGGCCTGGTCCTTGCCCTGCG GGGTGTCTCACCTGCTGCCCTACTTCTACATCCTCTACTTCACCATGCTGCTGGTGCACCGGGAGGCCCGGGATGAGCAGCAGTGCCTACAGAAGTATGGCCGGGCCTGGCACGAGTACTGCCGGCGTGTGCCTTACCGCATCTTGCCCTACCTCTACTGA
- the Vps51 gene encoding vacuolar protein sorting-associated protein 51 homolog isoform X1 has protein sequence MAAAAAGPGSGSGPADSPEGPEAEAAERRRKAHGMLKLYYGLSEGEAAGRPAGSDPLDPTDLNGAHFDPEVYLDKLRRECPLAQLMDSETDMVRQIRALDSDMQTLVYENYNKFISATDTIRKMKNDFRKMEDEMDRLATNMAVITNFSARISATLQDRHERITKLAGVHALLRKLQFLFELPSRLTKCVELGAYGQAVRYQGRARAVLQQYQHLPSFRAIQDDCQIITARLAQQLRQRFRDGSSGAPEQAECVELLLALGEPAEELCEEFLAHARGRLEEELRSLEAELGPSPPAPDVLEFTDHGGSGFVSSLCQVAVAYQDLFAAQGPAGAEKLAAFAQELGGRYFALVERRLAQEQGGSDNSLLVRALDRFHRRLRSPGALLAAAGLSEAATEIVERVARERLGHHLQGLRAAFLGCLTDVRQALAAPRLSGKEGPSLAELLANVASSILSHIKASLAAVHLFTAKEVSFSNKPYFRGEFCSQGVREGLIVGFIRSVCQTAQSFCDSPGEKGGATPPALLLLLSRLCLDYETATISYILTLTDEQFLVQDQSPVTPVSTLCAEARETARRLLTHYVKVQGLVISQMLRKSVETRDWLSTLEPRNVRAVMKRVVEDTTAIDVQVLPQACQWSPEVGLLYEEGVRKAQSSDSSKRTFSVYSSSRQQGRYAPSYTPSAPMDTNLLSNIQKLFSERIDVFSPVEFNKVSVLTGIIKISLKTLLECVRLRTFGRFGLQQVQVDCHFLQLYLWRFVADEELVHLLLDEVVASAALRCPDPVPMEPSVVEVICERG, from the exons ATGGCAGCGGCTGCCGCTGGGCCTGGCTCAGGGTCTGGACCTGCGGACTCCCCGGAAGGGCCCGAAGCGGAGGCTGCGGAGCGTCGGCGGAAGGCGCATGGGATGCTGAAGCTTTACTATGGCCTCTCGGAGGGGGAGGCAGCGGGACGCCCCGCAGGGTCGGATCCCCTGGACCCTACCGATCTCAATGGGGCGCACTTCGACCCGGAAGTGTATCTGGAcaag CTGCGGAGAGAGTGCCCCTTGGCCCAGCTGATGGACAGTGAGACGGACATGGTGCGGCAGATCCGGGCTCTAGACAGCGACATGCAGACACTAGTCTATGAAAACTACAACAAGTTCATCTCAGCCACAG ACACTATCCGGAAGATGAAGAACGATTTCCGGAAGATGGAGGATGAGATGGACCGGCTGGCCACCAATATGGCGGTGATCACCAACTTCAGTGCCCGCATCAGTGCCACACTGCAGGACCGCCACGAACGTATCACAAAGCTGGCAG GGGTGCACGCACTGCTGCGGAAGCTACAGTTCCTCTTTGAGCTGCCCTCACGACTCACCAAGTGCGTGGAGCTGGGCGCCTATGGGCAGGCTGTGCGTTACCAGGGCCGTGCGCGGGCTGTGCTGCAGCAGTACCAGCACCTGCCCTCTTTCCGTGCCATCCAGGATGACTGCCAGATCATCACAGCCCGCCTGGCCCAGCAACTGCGGCAGCGTTTCAG GGATGGTAGCTCAGGTGCTCCAGAGCAGGCCGAGTGTGTGGAGCTGCTGCTGGCCCTGGGCGAGCCCGCAGAGGAGCTGTGTGAGGAATTCCTAGCTCATGCCCGTGGGCGGCTGGAGGAAGAGCTGAGAAGCCTTGAAGCCGAGCTCGGGCCCTCTCCTCCTGCACCTGATGTGTTAGAGTTCACTGACCATGGTGGCAGTGGCTTTGTGAGCAGCCTCTGCCAGGTGGCCGTGGCCTATCAGGATCTGTTTGCTGCCCAGGGCCCTGCAGGTGCAGAAAAGCTGGCAGCATTCGCCCAGGAGCTGGGTGGTCGTTACTTTGCACTGGTGGAACGGCGGCTGGCACAGGAGCAGGGTGGCAGTGACAACTCCCTCCTTGTGCGAGCACTGGATCGCTTCCACCGGCGCCTACGGTCACCAGGGGCCCTGCTGGCTGCTGCTGGCCTCTCAGAGGCTGCCACAGAGATCGTAGAGCGAGTGGCCCGGGAGCGCCTGGGCCACCACCTACAGGGCCTGCGTGCAGCCTTCCTGGGCTGTCTGACCGATGTGCGCCAGGCGCTTGCTGCACCTCGCCTGTCTGGGAAGGAGGGCCCCAGCCTGGCCGAGTTACTGGCCAATGTGGCCAGCTCCATCCTGAGCCACATCAAGGCCTCTCTGGCTGCTGTACACCTTTTCACTGCCAAAGAGGTGTCTTTCTCCAACAAGCCCTACTTCCGG GGCGAGTTCTGCAGCCAGGGAGTCCGCGAAGGCCTCATTGTGGGCTTCATCCGCTCCGTGTGCCAGACGGCCCAGAGCTTCTGTGACAGCCCAGGGGAGAAGGGGGGTGCCACACCACCTGCCCTGCTCCTGCTGCTCTCCCGCCTATGCCTGGACTACGAGACAGCCACCATCTCCTATATCCTCACCCTCACTGATGAGCAGTTCCTGGTGCAG GACCAGTCTCCAGTGACACCTGTGAGCACACTGTGTGCAGAGGCCAGGGAGACTGCACGGCGGTTGCTGACCCACTATGTGAAGGTGCAAGGCCTAGTCATATCACAGATGCTGCGCAAGAGTGTGGAGACCCGGGACTGGCTCAGTACCCTGGAACCCCGGAATGTGCGTGCTGTTATGAAGCGGGTTGTGGAGGACACAACGGCTATCGATGTGCAGGTGCTGCCCCAGGCTTGCCAGTGGAGCCCTGAG GTGGGGTTGCTGTATGAAGAAGGTGTTCGCAAGGCCCAGAGCAGCGACTCCAGCAAGAGGACTTTCTCCGTGTATAGCAGCTCTAGGCAGCAGGGCCGTTATGCGCCCAGCTACACACCCAG TGCCCCGATGGACACCAACCTCTTGAGCAATATCCAGAAGCTGTTCTCCGAACGTATTGATGTGTTCAGCCCTGTGGAGTTCAACAAG GTGTCGGTGCTGACCGGCATCATTAAGATCAGCCTGAAGACGCTGCTAGAGTGTGTGCGGCTGCGCACATTTGGGCGCTTTGGGCTGCAGCAGGTGCAGGTGGACTGTCACTTCCTGCAGCTCTACTTGTGGCGCTTTGTGGCCGACGAGGAGCTCGTGCACCTGCTGCTGGACGAAGTGGTAGCCTCGGCTGCCCTGCGTTGTCCAGACCCAGTGCCCATGGAGCCCAGTGTCGTGGAGGTCATCTGCGAGCGCGGATAG
- the Vps51 gene encoding vacuolar protein sorting-associated protein 51 homolog isoform X2 yields the protein MAAAAAGPGSGSGPADSPEGPEAEAAERRRKAHGMLKLYYGLSEGEAAGRPAGSDPLDPTDLNGAHFDPEVYLDKLRRECPLAQLMDSETDMVRQIRALDSDMQTLVYENYNKFISATDTIRKMKNDFRKMEDEMDRLATNMAVITNFSARISATLQDRHERITKLAGVHALLRKLQFLFELPSRLTKCVELGAYGQAVRYQGRARAVLQQYQHLPSFRAIQDDCQIITARLAQQLRQRFRDGSSGAPEQAECVELLLALGEPAEELCEEFLAHARGRLEEELRSLEAELGPSPPAPDVLEFTDHGGSGFVSSLCQVAVAYQDLFAAQGPAGAEKLAAFAQELGGRYFALVERRLAQEQGGSDNSLLVRALDRFHRRLRSPGALLAAAGLSEAATEIVERVARERLGHHLQGLRAAFLGCLTDVRQALAAPRLSGKEGPSLAELLANVASSILSHIKASLAAVHLFTAKEVSFSNKPYFRGEFCSQGVREGLIVGFIRSVCQTAQSFCDSPGEKGGATPPALLLLLSRLCLDYETATISYILTLTDEQFLVQDQSPVTPVSTLCAEARETARRLLTHYVKVQGLVISQMLRKSVETRDWLSTLEPRNVRAVMKRVVEDTTAIDVQVGLLYEEGVRKAQSSDSSKRTFSVYSSSRQQGRYAPSYTPSAPMDTNLLSNIQKLFSERIDVFSPVEFNKVSVLTGIIKISLKTLLECVRLRTFGRFGLQQVQVDCHFLQLYLWRFVADEELVHLLLDEVVASAALRCPDPVPMEPSVVEVICERG from the exons ATGGCAGCGGCTGCCGCTGGGCCTGGCTCAGGGTCTGGACCTGCGGACTCCCCGGAAGGGCCCGAAGCGGAGGCTGCGGAGCGTCGGCGGAAGGCGCATGGGATGCTGAAGCTTTACTATGGCCTCTCGGAGGGGGAGGCAGCGGGACGCCCCGCAGGGTCGGATCCCCTGGACCCTACCGATCTCAATGGGGCGCACTTCGACCCGGAAGTGTATCTGGAcaag CTGCGGAGAGAGTGCCCCTTGGCCCAGCTGATGGACAGTGAGACGGACATGGTGCGGCAGATCCGGGCTCTAGACAGCGACATGCAGACACTAGTCTATGAAAACTACAACAAGTTCATCTCAGCCACAG ACACTATCCGGAAGATGAAGAACGATTTCCGGAAGATGGAGGATGAGATGGACCGGCTGGCCACCAATATGGCGGTGATCACCAACTTCAGTGCCCGCATCAGTGCCACACTGCAGGACCGCCACGAACGTATCACAAAGCTGGCAG GGGTGCACGCACTGCTGCGGAAGCTACAGTTCCTCTTTGAGCTGCCCTCACGACTCACCAAGTGCGTGGAGCTGGGCGCCTATGGGCAGGCTGTGCGTTACCAGGGCCGTGCGCGGGCTGTGCTGCAGCAGTACCAGCACCTGCCCTCTTTCCGTGCCATCCAGGATGACTGCCAGATCATCACAGCCCGCCTGGCCCAGCAACTGCGGCAGCGTTTCAG GGATGGTAGCTCAGGTGCTCCAGAGCAGGCCGAGTGTGTGGAGCTGCTGCTGGCCCTGGGCGAGCCCGCAGAGGAGCTGTGTGAGGAATTCCTAGCTCATGCCCGTGGGCGGCTGGAGGAAGAGCTGAGAAGCCTTGAAGCCGAGCTCGGGCCCTCTCCTCCTGCACCTGATGTGTTAGAGTTCACTGACCATGGTGGCAGTGGCTTTGTGAGCAGCCTCTGCCAGGTGGCCGTGGCCTATCAGGATCTGTTTGCTGCCCAGGGCCCTGCAGGTGCAGAAAAGCTGGCAGCATTCGCCCAGGAGCTGGGTGGTCGTTACTTTGCACTGGTGGAACGGCGGCTGGCACAGGAGCAGGGTGGCAGTGACAACTCCCTCCTTGTGCGAGCACTGGATCGCTTCCACCGGCGCCTACGGTCACCAGGGGCCCTGCTGGCTGCTGCTGGCCTCTCAGAGGCTGCCACAGAGATCGTAGAGCGAGTGGCCCGGGAGCGCCTGGGCCACCACCTACAGGGCCTGCGTGCAGCCTTCCTGGGCTGTCTGACCGATGTGCGCCAGGCGCTTGCTGCACCTCGCCTGTCTGGGAAGGAGGGCCCCAGCCTGGCCGAGTTACTGGCCAATGTGGCCAGCTCCATCCTGAGCCACATCAAGGCCTCTCTGGCTGCTGTACACCTTTTCACTGCCAAAGAGGTGTCTTTCTCCAACAAGCCCTACTTCCGG GGCGAGTTCTGCAGCCAGGGAGTCCGCGAAGGCCTCATTGTGGGCTTCATCCGCTCCGTGTGCCAGACGGCCCAGAGCTTCTGTGACAGCCCAGGGGAGAAGGGGGGTGCCACACCACCTGCCCTGCTCCTGCTGCTCTCCCGCCTATGCCTGGACTACGAGACAGCCACCATCTCCTATATCCTCACCCTCACTGATGAGCAGTTCCTGGTGCAG GACCAGTCTCCAGTGACACCTGTGAGCACACTGTGTGCAGAGGCCAGGGAGACTGCACGGCGGTTGCTGACCCACTATGTGAAGGTGCAAGGCCTAGTCATATCACAGATGCTGCGCAAGAGTGTGGAGACCCGGGACTGGCTCAGTACCCTGGAACCCCGGAATGTGCGTGCTGTTATGAAGCGGGTTGTGGAGGACACAACGGCTATCGATGTGCAG GTGGGGTTGCTGTATGAAGAAGGTGTTCGCAAGGCCCAGAGCAGCGACTCCAGCAAGAGGACTTTCTCCGTGTATAGCAGCTCTAGGCAGCAGGGCCGTTATGCGCCCAGCTACACACCCAG TGCCCCGATGGACACCAACCTCTTGAGCAATATCCAGAAGCTGTTCTCCGAACGTATTGATGTGTTCAGCCCTGTGGAGTTCAACAAG GTGTCGGTGCTGACCGGCATCATTAAGATCAGCCTGAAGACGCTGCTAGAGTGTGTGCGGCTGCGCACATTTGGGCGCTTTGGGCTGCAGCAGGTGCAGGTGGACTGTCACTTCCTGCAGCTCTACTTGTGGCGCTTTGTGGCCGACGAGGAGCTCGTGCACCTGCTGCTGGACGAAGTGGTAGCCTCGGCTGCCCTGCGTTGTCCAGACCCAGTGCCCATGGAGCCCAGTGTCGTGGAGGTCATCTGCGAGCGCGGATAG
- the Tmem262 gene encoding cation channel sperm-associated auxiliary subunit TMEM262 → MRWRDRIVVLYFPQGMMLTVASLLLFFIHLGVFANDVQNFWFTHHYDRMSFQYTVVLMFSQVISICWAAMGSLYAEMTDEKFLRWFSLIILILNGIMFFNRLSLEFLAIQYREENY, encoded by the exons ATGCGGTGGCGGGACCGCATAGTTGTGCTCTATTTCCCCCAAGGCATGATGCTAACCGTGGCGTCACTGCTGCTCTTCTTCATACACCTGGGTGTCTTTGCCAACGATGTGCAAAACTTCTGGTTCACCCACCACTATGACCGTATGAGCTTCCAGTACACAGTTGTCTTGATG TTCTCCCAGGTGATCAGCATCTGCTGGGCCGCCATGGGGTCACTCTACGCGGAGATGACAGATGAAAAATTTCTCCGGTGGTTTTCCCTGATCATCCTGA TACTTAATGGAATCATGTTCTTCAACCGCCTGTCCCTGGAGTTTCTGGCCATCCAGTACCGGGAGGAGAACTACTGA